A region of the Thioploca ingrica genome:
CTGAAGTCACACTTCCAGAACACGCTCCTCCCCAACCGCTAAAAATAGAGTCCGTTGCTGGTAAAGCCGTCAGTGTGACTATCGTATTGAGTGGATACTGTTCTTCACAATCCTCACCACAATCAATTCCTTCGCCAGTGACTTGCCCACGACCATCTCCTTGTTTACTTAGCGTGAGTGGCAATAAATTAATGGTTGCCGGTGGTGAAGTGGGTTGAGTACAGGATGGATATTGCGTATCCGGAGAACAAATCGGGTAAGCGTTTACCGCATATTCAAAACCACTATAATCAATGCTACTCTCTCGACAGAGTTGATTCCCTTTGAGACCCACTGATTTTAATTTTGGCAACTTGCGTAAATCCGGAATGGCACCAGTAAAGTGATTATAACTTAAATCTAATTGTCTTAATTGGGTCAGTGAACTTAAATCTGGAATCGGTCCACACAGTTCATTATCATACAGGGATAAAGTTTCTAATTGAGTGAGCGAACTTAAATTGGGCAAAGGTCCCTGCAGGTGATTATTTCTAAGATTAATGACTTTTAAATTGCTCAAGGTGTTAAATGCGGGTAAGGTACCGGTGAGTTGATTTTCATACAGATTGAGTATTTCTAAACTCGATAAAGCACTTAAATCCGGCAGGATTCCATTTAAGTAATTCTCGAATAAATTTAGGGCAGTAACTTGTCCATCCGCCCGAGTTACTATTAAAGCAAAATCGCGTGGTTCATCAGTGACATTCCAGCCGGTCTCATTTTTCCAAGCGGGTCCATTAGTACTGTGGTAAAAATTCAACAAAGTTTCACATTGCTCTACTGGCATCAAGGATACCCGCTGACAATGACTGGTCGTTCCAGTACAGAGGGTGGCATTGCAGTTGGTATCAGCAACCACTGGCGGGAGTATACTGATACTGAAAATAATTCCAAGTAACTCCAAAAAAAATCGTCGCTCGGGTAAAATAAAATGACTTATGATTAAATTGATATGACAATAAAGCTTCATAATAACTTGCCCTCTGGATAACCAAAACAGAGAAATTCTATTTAGTATAATCTTTTTTTCAGCCATTGTTTCGTTAAATTAAGGTGCTATCAATTAATTATGTTGTTTTCCAATCAGGGTCGATCGTTGCAACTACGCCGAACCACACCACCAGATGCTGCTATTTTATTACGTGCTTATCAAGATGAATCTTTTATGCGTTTGTATCATGCTAACCATGCGCAACCGAATGAAGAACAACTCACTGAATTATTAAGAGAACGAGAACGCTATTCTCCGGTTGACAGCGGTTATTTAGAATGGTTAATTTTGCATAAGCAACATGGACCGGTTGGCGTTGCCGCTTTGGGAGATTATTCCCCCATTCACCAACGAGCGGAGTTTTTGATAGGACTATTCGATAAACAACATCGTTCCCTCGGTTATGGTACTGAAGCCACGTTATTAGTACTGGATTTGGCTTTTAATGCTTATCACTTAAACAAGATTTATGCTTATGTTTATGAGTATAATCAGTTTGCTCAGCAAAATATGTTGAAATTTGGTTTTCAGCATGAAGGTACTTTAGAAAAACATCATTATTGGTTAGCCGAAAAAAAATTTATTGATCTTTATATCAATGGGATAACGGTAACACGGTTTCGTCATCACGAGAAAATCCGCCGCTATTCTTTACGCTTATTGGGAAGAGATGTTACCCAACCCTATGAGATTATGAAACTCTCCTCAAACGAGAAATTATCAGCAGCGACTAATCAATGGTTTTTAATTGGATTACAAAAAATAATCAATCACGACAACAAACCCTGCTAAAATAAAACGAGTTATTCGTTTGTCTAGATAAATAAGGAATCTACTATGAAAAAATCTAACCTGACTAAAAATAATAAATTTGCCTACGTTTTCTTATTAGCGACTACCACCGCTTGGGCTAATACTAAAAGCCCCAATGGTTTACCCAAACCGCGTCCCAATGACGAAGCCACCCCACCGCCGAATCAAGAACCATCAGCAGCACAACCCGCACCGACACCTTCTCAACCGCCTATCAAAAATCAAGATCAAGGCAAAAGTCAAATTAATATTGCGGCGATTCGAGTCGATCCGGCCGTGGCTAAACAAGTTAAACAATGTCCAGCTAACGCAGTTAACTTGACCAGCCAACCTAAGCCGCACCGAGTTTCTTCGCTTACTTTTGATCCCCAAGAAAAACAATCTATAAAATTGAAATTTACTCTCTCTCCTATTATGACCACTGCGGAAGAACGAGTATTAGTGTTACTTTATAGCCAATGCTTGTCGCCGCAACCACAATTAGAAACCCCGAATTCAGATAATAAATTAGCTTTGGATATCAATGATGTTCAAATTTTGGATACTTATCAAATTGCCGCTAAAACCGACCAAGCACCTAATCAAGCCAAATCAGCATTGACCCCGGTAACCTTAGATATTGATTTAGAACTTGATAAGCTACGCCAACAAGTGGAAGCGGGTAATGATACTTTTTATTTCCAAGCCGCTTTGCTTAATAAGGCAGATTATGATGGTCGTCATTATGGTGAGATGGTATTATCCCCGCTCGAAGCGGTTGAGTTTAGCTCCAAAAATTGCCCCGATCGCAACCAATTAACCCAAAATGTCAATTCGGCTAACCCGGTTTGCGGACAACTTAAGCAAACTAAATCAGCTAATAATCTACCTAATAACACCAATAACGCCAACTAATAAACAATTTATTGATAACCAAGGTATTTATATTCAGTACGCCAGCCTATTTTTCTCTTCTTACCCCCTTAATCAAGGGGGGCAAGGAGAAATTTACCGATAGTTGATTTGCCCCAATCCCCTTATCCCACTTTGGTTGCCAAAGGATTAATTAATTCAAGCCGGCGGCTGCCATAGCAACCGCTTTGAATATGGCGCGCCCTTTGTTCATAGTTTCTTCCCATTCTTTAGCTGGAATGGAATCGGCTACAATACCCGCACCGACTTGAATGTGGAGCATTTGATCTTTTATAACGGCGGTACGGATAGCAATTGCGGTATCCATATCACCATGCCAGGCTAGATAACCGACCGCTCCACCATAAATACCTCGTTTCACGGGTTCTAGCTCATCAATAATTTCCATGGCGCGGATTTTAGGTGCACCACTCAGTGTTCCGGCTGGGATAGCCGATTTTAAAGCCGCTAAAGCATTGAGATCGGATCTCAACTGTCCAGTCACGTTAGAAACAATGTGCATGACATGAGAATAGCGCTCAATAACCATTTGTTCAGTCACTTGTACGGTACCCAGTTGAGCGACTCGACCCACATCATTGCGTCCCAAATCGATAAGCATGAGATGTTCAGCGCATTCTTTAGGGTCAGCTAAAAGTTCCTTTTCCAAGGCGAGATCTTCTTGCGGATCGCGTCCACGTGGGCGGGTACCGGCAATGGGACGAACGGTCAGTTGTTGTCCTTCTAAATGAACTAAAATTTCCGGTGAAGATCCCACAATATGAAAATGTTCTAAGTCGAGATAATACAAATAAGGTGAAGGATTTAAACAACGCAAGGCTCGATAAACATTTAAAGGTGGTCCAGGGTAAGGAATGGATAACCGTTGTGAAAGCACTACTTGCATAATATCACCTTCAATGATGTATTCTTTGATTCGCTCTATGGCTTGTTCAAAAGCTTGCCGGTCGAAACCAGATTTAAAATCCGCTTCGCTAATCGTATAAGGAGACAAGGTTGATAAAGCGGGTGGAACGGGCGCACGTAACTGGCTAACGAGATGATCGAGATGTTGTTGTGCTTGCTTAAAGGCATTGGGATTCGCTGGATTGGCATGTACAATCAGATAGAGTTTACCCTTGAGGTTGTCAAACACAATGATCTGGTCAGAAACCATGAGGAGGATATCTGGAGTACCTAAGGGATCCGGCGGATTGGCTGCACACAGACGTGGTTCAATATAACGTACTGTATCGTAACCAAAATAACCGACTAATCCCCCCGTAAAACGAGGTAATCCTGGCAATTGAGGTACCGAAAAACGCTGTTGGAAATCCGCCAGCCACTGGAAAGGATCAGCGGTTTGTACCGATTCAGTCAGTTTACCTGCTTGACTGACTTGAATAACTTCTCCGTAGACCTTGATCACCGTTTGAGCCGGTAATCCAATTATAGAATAACGTCCCCATTTTTCACCACCCTGCACCGATTCAAGCAAATAGGAATAAGGGCCTTTAGCCAGTTTAAGGTAAGCACTTAATGGGGTATCTAAGTCAGCTAATACTTCCCGTAAAACCGGGATACGATTATAACCTTCATCGCTTAGTTGAGTAAAAAGTTCTGGTGTCATTGATCAGTTGTCCGTAGGGGCAACCCTTGCGGTTACCCTAACTTTTGTCAGTTGTCAGTTAGCCGTAGGGGCAAGCCTTGCAGTTGCCCTAACATACGGGTATCAGTTGTCAGTGAAGCGTAATTAATTAACGGTTTAACCTGGACTGATAACAATTTCAGGTTACATGATAACTGATATCTATGTTATTGATAACGAATAAATGTTGATTAAGCGGTTAGGGCAACTACAAGGGTTACCCCTACGACTAACTGTTATAGTTTTGAACCAATTACTTGCGGAAATTGCGCAAATGAATCAATCACCGCATCCGGTTGCGCAGTTCGAATGTCTTCACCGTGATTATAACCATAAGTCACACAGATAATTTGGAAGCCAGCCGCACGAGCCGCTTGGACATCATTGATCGAATCTCCTATCATCAAGGAGTGATGTGGATTCACTTGAAAATAGCTGGCTGCATGCAACAGGGGCATCGGATTGGGTTTCTGTTGCGGTAAAGTGTCACCGCTAATCACTAAACGGAAATCATCATACACTTTGAGTGATTTAAGTAAGGGGATAGTAAATTGTTCGGCTTTATTAGTAATACAGGCCAGTAGATACCCTTGTGATTTTAACCAATCTAATCCTTCGCGCACTTGTGGATACAGGACACTATGATGCCCATTACACTCCGTATATAACACTTTAAACAGATGAAAAGCGGCTTGAAATAAATCCGCTTCGGGTTCACCCTCGAGTTGATCGAGTAAAGCGCGTTTAACCAGACGTTCTACACCATTGCCAATCCAACGTCGAACTTTTTCTTCACCACGTTGTGGTAATTCCAGTTGTAACATCATACCATCAATGGCATAGGACAGATCCGGCACACTGTCTATCAGTGTCCCATCTAAATCGATTAACACTAATTCAGGTACCGGTAGAGTCATCATTGCACCTTTGCTAGCTGGGCACGCATAGCGGCAATAGTGGCTCGGTAATCTGGTGTACTAAAAATAGCGGAGCCGGCGACAAAGGTATCTGCACCCGCTTGCGCAATTTCACGAATATTATCGATTTTAACGCCACCATCAATTTCTAGACGAATATCCCGTCCACTGTCGTTAATGAGTTTACGTGCTTGACGCAATTTTTCTAAGCTAGAAGTGATAAACGATTGACCACCAAAACCGGGGTTAACTGACATGAGCAATACCATGTCAATTTTATCCATCACATAGTTAAGATAATCTAATGGTGTGGCTGGATTAAAAACGAGACCGGATTTACAACCACAATCTCTAACGAGTTGTAAAGATCGATCAATGTGTTCAGTGGCTTCGGGATGAAAGGTGATATAAGTCGCACCGGCTTTGGCAAAATCAGGAATAATGCGATCAACTGGTTTGACCATTAAGTGCACATCAATGGGTGCGGTTATGCCATGTTTACGTAAGGCTTCACAGATTAAAGGGCCAATGGTCAAATTAGGGACATAGTGATTATCCATAACATCAAAATGAATGATATCAGCGCCGGCAGCTAAGACTGTCGTTACTTCATCTCCTAACCGAGCAAAGTTAGCCGATAAGATAGATGGAGCAATAAAATAATCCAGCATGAATGTTTACCTCTGTGTTAGTGTTAAATTTTCCGTCAGATTTGAAAATAAGTTTACTTAATCTTTGACTAAGGCGCTATTTCATCCCCAGCCGTTATGTCGAACTGAGATGAGAGTGACTTACTCACGTTACGCACCAGACTGCTGTTATTTTTTCATTCACTCAATCAGTGCCTAGTTAAGTATTGAGTTAACTTAAGATGAAATCATCGAGTATATATTACGTTGTTTGCCCTAGATCGGTCAAAAGGGTTTCAGTATGGAGCATGGCAAATGCACTTAAAATTGATTTTTAATAAGAAGAGAGAGATACTTTAACGAAAGAAACTGAGTCACTTGTAGTCTTGGCTTTTCTATCGAGCAAGTGGCGGGAGTAGGCGAATTCGCCAATGGAAATTAAGGCTGATACACTTGCTCTTAACATTTAGTATTAATTTCGCGACAGGTATAAAAAATTCTAAAAGGTATGTATGGTTCGTATACATAATTTGCTTTTCACGATTTATCATATTATTCCACCTTCGATCCGCCGATTGATTAAAATTGTAATTTACAAGTGTATTTCACCATTTTTCTTGGTTGCTATCCTACTTCGAAGACTCAAGCTAAATTTATGGATTGTGGAGGGAATGGAGCTTGGCAGTGGTATGCCGCTTTCAATTATATGCGCTATGGAAAATCGTAAGTTCAGGAATTACCTATGTGGGCTAATTTATGGTGATTCCTTTAGAGAACTCAACCTCGGTTGGGTGTGGTATTGGAATGCCATAAGAATTGCCCGAAAAGCAAAGTATGATTGTGCAATTATGTTGGTTGAAGTCCACAATTCACTCGGAGAAATACTTAATTCTAAAAAGTGGTTTTATATTCCTCAATGGGTAAAGGGCGAGGTAGATATTCCAATCGGTCCTCTGGTTTTGCAGGATCGAAGTTTGAAATCGGATTTGCGACGGATAAGGAAAAATGCTCTTCAATATCAAGTGTGTCGAGACCCGGAAAGCTTAAGTGATTTTTATTACCATATGCATATACCTTATATCACAACATCTCACGGTAATTGTGCGCATATTTCACCCTTTGAGGAGATGAAGCGTGGTCTAACCTCTGGTGATTTACTGTTTGTAACAAAGCAGGGAGAACGCATAGCCGGAGCGCTTATTCTATACGAGGAGACTGGAGCACGCCTGCGGTCTTTTGGGGTCAGAGATGGAAACAACAAGTATCTCGTCGATGGTGTGATAGGTGCTTTATATTATTATTCTTTATTATATCTCGAGAGTAAAGGTGTTAATAAAGTCAATTTTGGCTGGTCCAGGTCATTTCTTCGAGATGGTGTGCTTCGATATAAGGCAAAATGGTCTCAGCGGCTATTCGGTACTTCTCGAAACGGATTTGCACTTAGGGTTTTATCGGACACCCAGGCAGTAAGAGA
Encoded here:
- a CDS encoding anthranilate synthase component I, which encodes MTPELFTQLSDEGYNRIPVLREVLADLDTPLSAYLKLAKGPYSYLLESVQGGEKWGRYSIIGLPAQTVIKVYGEVIQVSQAGKLTESVQTADPFQWLADFQQRFSVPQLPGLPRFTGGLVGYFGYDTVRYIEPRLCAANPPDPLGTPDILLMVSDQIIVFDNLKGKLYLIVHANPANPNAFKQAQQHLDHLVSQLRAPVPPALSTLSPYTISEADFKSGFDRQAFEQAIERIKEYIIEGDIMQVVLSQRLSIPYPGPPLNVYRALRCLNPSPYLYYLDLEHFHIVGSSPEILVHLEGQQLTVRPIAGTRPRGRDPQEDLALEKELLADPKECAEHLMLIDLGRNDVGRVAQLGTVQVTEQMVIERYSHVMHIVSNVTGQLRSDLNALAALKSAIPAGTLSGAPKIRAMEIIDELEPVKRGIYGGAVGYLAWHGDMDTAIAIRTAVIKDQMLHIQVGAGIVADSIPAKEWEETMNKGRAIFKAVAMAAAGLN
- a CDS encoding phosphoglycolate phosphatase produces the protein MTLPVPELVLIDLDGTLIDSVPDLSYAIDGMMLQLELPQRGEEKVRRWIGNGVERLVKRALLDQLEGEPEADLFQAAFHLFKVLYTECNGHHSVLYPQVREGLDWLKSQGYLLACITNKAEQFTIPLLKSLKVYDDFRLVISGDTLPQQKPNPMPLLHAASYFQVNPHHSLMIGDSINDVQAARAAGFQIICVTYGYNHGEDIRTAQPDAVIDSFAQFPQVIGSKL
- a CDS encoding ribulose-5-phosphate 3-epimerase encodes the protein MLDYFIAPSILSANFARLGDEVTTVLAAGADIIHFDVMDNHYVPNLTIGPLICEALRKHGITAPIDVHLMVKPVDRIIPDFAKAGATYITFHPEATEHIDRSLQLVRDCGCKSGLVFNPATPLDYLNYVMDKIDMVLLMSVNPGFGGQSFITSSLEKLRQARKLINDSGRDIRLEIDGGVKIDNIREIAQAGADTFVAGSAIFSTPDYRATIAAMRAQLAKVQ